The Pyxidicoccus sp. MSG2 DNA segment TGTCCACCGTCCCCACCGTGGCGGACCTGCGCGAGAAGCGGAAGGAGATGCTCCGCTCGTCCCTGCGCGAGACGCTGGTGGCCGGAGAGCTGGACCCGCTGCGCAGCGTGGTGGAGGACCTGGCCTCCGAGTTCGACGCCATGGACATCGCCGCCGCGGCACTGAAGCTCCTCCAGGACTCGCAGGACGAAGGCCGCGAGGCCAAGGAGGAGGAAATCCCCACCGTCGCCCCGCCGAAGGACCGGCCCGAGCGCGGCAAGTTCGGCCCTCCCGGCGCGCCGGGTGGCCGGCCCGGCGGACGTCCGGACCGGGGCCCCAAGTCCCGAGGCGGCCCGCCGTCGTGGGACATCACCCGGCTGTGGATTGGCGCGGGGCGGCGCGCGGGCATGCGGCCGGCGGACCTGGTGGGCGCCATCGCCGGTGAGGCGGGGCTCGACTCGTCGCGCATCGGCGCCATCCAGATTGGCGACAGCTTCTCCCTGGTGGAGGTGCCGGAGCCGGACGCCAACCGCATCATCGCCGCGCTGAAGGAGACCACGCTCCGCGGCAAGAAGGTCATCGTCCGCAAGGACAAGGGCTGAGCGACGAACGGCGGGCGGTGCCTACGGCTCCGCCCACTGCCTCAGCAGGTTGTGGTACGCGCCCGTCAGCATCACCATGGCGGGGCTCTTGGGCACCTCCTGGTTGAGCTGCGTAATCGCGGTGTCCATGTCGAAGAGCAGCGCGCGCTTCGACACGTCCCGCACCAGGCTCTGCACCCAGAAGAACGACGCCAGCCGCACGCCGCGCGTCACCGGCGTCACGTGGTGCAGGCTCGTCGCCGGGTAGATGATGAGGTCCCCCGCCGGCAGCTTCACCGCGTGGTTGCCGTAGGTGTCCTCCACCACCAGGTCCCCGCCGTCGTAGCTGTCCGGCTCGGAGAGGAACAGGGTGGCGGACACATCCGTGCGGATGCGTCCCCCCATGCCCGGCAGCCCGCGGATGGCGTTGTCCACGTGCGAGCCGAAGGTCATCCCCGGCTCGTAGCGGTTGAACAGCGGGGGGAACACGCGCTGCGGCAGCACCGCCGAGACGAACAGCGCGCTGCGCTCCAGCCCCGCCAGCACCAACGCTCCCAGCTCGCGAGCCTCCGGCCCGCCCTCGGGGAGCTGCAGGTTCTTCTTCACCTGTCCGGACTGGTGCCCGGCGGTGACGCGGCCATCCGTCCAGGCAGCCCTCTCCATGACGGCGCGGCAGTGAGCCACCTGCTCGGCGCCGAGGACATTGGGGATGTGGACCATCATGGAGAGGACTCCGGAGGACGGGGCCGCTAGAAGCGGTAGCGGGCGGTCAGCAGCGCGGAGACGCCCTCCGCGGGAACGGCCTGACCAGCGTAGTACTGGTCGTAGTAGAGCGCGTCCGTGAGGTTGTACAGGTTGAGCTGCAGCTGCGCCTTGCCCCACTGGTAGTTGGCGAACGCGTCGAAGCGCCAGAAGTTCGGCACCTTGTTCGTCACCGCCGTGGCCGCGGTCGGGTTGTTGACGCTCGTCACGTCCTGGTAGACGGCGCCGCCGCCCACGGACAGGTTCTCCAGCACCTGGTACGTGGACCACAGCGAGATGCTGTGGCGCGGCGTGTTCGGCAGCCGCTGGCCGACGAGGAACGCGTTGGTGTGCTCGGTGATGGCGGAGTCCATCAGCGTGTAGTTCGCCAGCAGCTTCAGGCCGCTCGTAATCGTACCCGCCACGCCCATGTTGAAGCCCTGCACGCGCTGCTCACCGGCGAGGATCTGCGGCGGCCCGTCCGGGTCCGTGTTGGGCACGCGCGCGTCCGTCTTCGTGATGCGGAACACCGCGCCGCTCAGGCCCAGCCGGTCGCCGAGGAACGAGCCCTTGGCGCCCGCCTCGACGATGATGTTCTTCTCCGGGTCCAGGCTCACCGTGTCCACCGACAGCGTGCCCACCTCGGCGGAGGGGTTGGCGGACGTGCCGTACATGCCGTACACGCTCGTCTTCTCGGTGGGCTTCAGGACGACGCCCGCGCGCCAGTTGAGCAGGTGGTCGCTGTTCTGGAACCGCGTCTTCACGCCCGTGGCCGCCGTGGTGACGTAGTCCGTGTTGAACACGTCGTAGCGGAGCGAGCCGAGCACCTCCACGTACTTGCCGACCTCCACCTGGTCCGCGACGTAGAGGCCCATCGTCCGCTGCACGCTGGTGTTGGCGGTGGAGAAGACGCGCTCCACGGAGGACAGGTCCGGCTGCGGATCCGGGTCGAACAGGTCCGCGGGGAGGTTGGTGCCGGTGGGCAGGCCCACCGCGTTCAGGTTGAAGCGGCCCTGGCCGCGCTTCTCCCACGTCAGCTCGAGGCCGGCGTTGGTGGTGTGCTTCAGGAAGCCCGTCTCGAAGTTGCCGCGCACGTCCGCGAGGTTGGCGAGGTAGCTGTTGTCCGTCTCCGTCTCGAAGCGCTGACGGCCGATGGTGGTGGGGTCCGTGACGGGCGTCAGGCCACGCGGCGCCGTGGGCCGCGAGAAGCGGTCCACCCGGCCGTAGCGCAGCGTGTTGGTGAAGAGCACGGCCTCGCCGAAGCGCTGGAGCAGCCGGCCGCTGGCGACGTGCGCGTCCACGCGCGTCTTGTCCGAGCCCTCCACGCCGTAGAACGACTCACGCGGCACGTCGAGCGTCGTGGAGACGGGGTAGCTGTTGAAGTACGGCTGGCCGTAGTCGGGGACGCCGGACTCGCGCTGGAAGAGGTAGTCGGCCTCGAAGGCGGTGTCGTCGCTCAACTGGTAGCGCAGCGAGGGCGCGACACCGGCGCGGTTGTCGGTGACGACGTTGCGGGCCGCGGCGCTGCCCAGCTCGCCCATGGCGTTGAGGCGGATC contains these protein-coding regions:
- a CDS encoding Fe2+-dependent dioxygenase, with amino-acid sequence MMVHIPNVLGAEQVAHCRAVMERAAWTDGRVTAGHQSGQVKKNLQLPEGGPEARELGALVLAGLERSALFVSAVLPQRVFPPLFNRYEPGMTFGSHVDNAIRGLPGMGGRIRTDVSATLFLSEPDSYDGGDLVVEDTYGNHAVKLPAGDLIIYPATSLHHVTPVTRGVRLASFFWVQSLVRDVSKRALLFDMDTAITQLNQEVPKSPAMVMLTGAYHNLLRQWAEP
- a CDS encoding TonB-dependent receptor gives rise to the protein MRAALRPWGQAAVGLASALAASGAMAQEPAAAPVTPASPPAVVEGTEKSGATEATPAAPQSGTDTAAQPSEQGTENTFVLPTVKVEGEAEKGYVAPASSLTRLPKPLVTTPQSVTVVPEAVLEEQQVTTVREALRNVSGITMSAGEGGRQGDAFIVRGFSAQNDISRDGARDLGWYSRDTFNLEGVEAYFGPSAVLFGRGSTGGAVNLVTKKPKKVSFQDVALSGGTAPSGRLEVDLNEAVNEKFQIRLNAMGELGSAAARNVVTDNRAGVAPSLRYQLSDDTAFEADYLFQRESGVPDYGQPYFNSYPVSTTLDVPRESFYGVEGSDKTRVDAHVASGRLLQRFGEAVLFTNTLRYGRVDRFSRPTAPRGLTPVTDPTTIGRQRFETETDNSYLANLADVRGNFETGFLKHTTNAGLELTWEKRGQGRFNLNAVGLPTGTNLPADLFDPDPQPDLSSVERVFSTANTSVQRTMGLYVADQVEVGKYVEVLGSLRYDVFNTDYVTTAATGVKTRFQNSDHLLNWRAGVVLKPTEKTSVYGMYGTSANPSAEVGTLSVDTVSLDPEKNIIVEAGAKGSFLGDRLGLSGAVFRITKTDARVPNTDPDGPPQILAGEQRVQGFNMGVAGTITSGLKLLANYTLMDSAITEHTNAFLVGQRLPNTPRHSISLWSTYQVLENLSVGGGAVYQDVTSVNNPTAATAVTNKVPNFWRFDAFANYQWGKAQLQLNLYNLTDALYYDQYYAGQAVPAEGVSALLTARYRF